From the Solanum lycopersicum chromosome 10, SLM_r2.1 genome, one window contains:
- the LOC104649499 gene encoding putative disease resistance protein RGA3 encodes MADPVIVATIQVLLEKLLSLTIEKVRPDCNKHLRRMTQNVSIIQDFIHDAQRRQVDDEDQAILESLTHRKLEVHTRDIIVKKFRDELGGKIYLLVLDDLWSFDLPVWDEFIDSLRGVNTSRGNCILVMTRMKLEASTVATVGLHMFEKLANDHCWSIFKQ; translated from the exons ATGGCTGACCCTGTAATTGTTGCTACAATTCAAGTTTTGCTTGAAAAACTTCTTTCTCTCACTATTGAGAAAGTTAGGCCGGATTGCAACAAGCATCTCAGAAGGATGACACAAAATGTATCTATCATTCAAGATTTCATTCATGATGCTCAAAGACGACAAGTTGATGACGAAGATCAAGCA ATCCTCGAATCATTGACACATCGGAAACTTGAGGTCCATACCAGGGATATAATAGTGAAGAAATTCCGAGATGAACTAGGAGGAAAAATATATCTGCTTGTCTTAGATGATTTGTGGAGTTTTGACCTTCCAGTGTGGGATGAGTTCATCGACAGCTTGAGAGGAGTAAACACATCCAGAGGAAACTGCATTCTTGTGATGACTCGTATGAAGCTGGAGGCATCCACAGTAGCGACAGTAGGCCTTCATATGTTCGAAAAATTAGCGAATGATCATTGTTGGTCGATTTTCAAACAATGA